The proteins below are encoded in one region of Juglans microcarpa x Juglans regia isolate MS1-56 chromosome 4D, Jm3101_v1.0, whole genome shotgun sequence:
- the LOC121259372 gene encoding aspartate aminotransferase P2, mitochondrial-like produces MASTMLSVASASPSASLSPLENLKGKLKLGSASLSFNKAKGNPFINTKSFCRISMVAAVNASRFESVTMAPPDPILGVSEAFRADTHESKLNLGVGAYRTEELQPYVLDVVKKAENLMVERGENKEYLPIEGLAAFNKVTAELLFGADNPVIKQQRVATVQGLSGTGSLRLAAALIERYFPGAKVLISSPTWGNHKNIFNDSRVPWSEYRYYDPKTVGLDFEGMIADIKAAPEGSFVLLHGCAHNPTGIDPTPEQWEKIANVIQVKSHIPFFDVAYQGFASGSLDADAASVRLFAARGMELLVAQSYSKNLGLYAERIGAINVVCSSADAAARVKSQLKRLARPMYSNPPIHGARIVANVVGDPALFNEWKAEMEMMAGRIKNVRQKLYDSLSAKDKSGKDWSFILKQIGMFSFTGLNIDQCANMTSKWHVYMTKDGRISLAGLSLAKCDYLADAIVDSFHNVS; encoded by the exons ATGGCTTCAACAATGCTTTCTGTAGCCTCAGCATCCCCATCTGCGTCACTCTCGCCGCTTGAGAATCTCAAG GGGAAATTGAAGCTCGGAAGTGCTAGCCTGAGCTTCAACAAGGCGAAAGGCAATCCCTTTATTAACACGAAG TCTTTTTGTCGAATATCCATGGTGGCTGCGGTTAATGCTTCTCGTTTTGAGAGTGTCACAATGGCTCCTCCTGATCCAATTCTTGGAGTATCTGAAGCTTTTAGGGCTGATACACACGAAAGCAAGCTCAACCTCGGAGTTGGGGCCTATAGAACGGAAGAGCTACAACCTTATGTTCTGGATGTTGTCAAGAAG GCAGAGAATCTTATGGTGGAAAGGGGAGAAAACAAAGAG TATCTCCCAATCGAAGGTTTGGCTGCATTCAACAAGGTGACTGCTGAGTTATTATTTGGAGCAGACAACCCTGTAATAAAGCAGCAAAGA gttGCTACTGTTCAAGGTCTTTCTGGAACTGGTTCTCTTCGACTAGCTGCTGCTCTGATTGAACGATATTTTCCTGGGGCTAAAGTTCTAATATCATCTCCAACTTGGG GTAATCACAAGAATATTTTCAATGATTCTAGAGTTCCATGGTCTGAATACCGATACTATGATCCAAAAACAGTTGGTCTGGACTTTGAGGGGATGATTGCTGACATAAAG GCTGCCCCCGAAGGGTCTTTTGTGTTACTTCATGGCTGTGCTCACAACCCAACTGGCATCGATCCAACCCCTGAACAGTGGGAAAAAATTGCTAATGTCATTCAAGTAAAGAGCCATATACCATTTTTTGATGTTGCATACCAG GGTTTTGCTAGTGGAAGCCTTGATGCAGATGCAGCATCAGTGAGATTATTTGCTGCGCGGGGTATGGAGCTTCTGGTTGCCCAGTCATATAGTAAAAATCTGGGTCTGTATGCAGAGAGGATTGGAGCAATCAATGTTGTCTGCTCATCGGCAGATGCGGCAGCAAG GGTGAAAAGCCAACTGAAAAGGCTTGCTCGACCAATGTACTCCAATCCTCCAATTCATGGGGCAAGGATTGTTGCCAATGTTGTTGGCGACCCAGCTCTCTTCAATGAATGGAAAGCAGAAATGGAAATGATGGCTGGGAGGATAAAGAACGTGAGACAGAAACTTTATGATAGCCTCTCTGCAAAAGACAAGAGTGGGAAGGATTGGTCATTTATACTTAAGCAGATTGGCATGTTCTCATTCACTGGCCTGAACATAGATCAG TGTGCCAATATGACGAGCAAGTGGCATGTATACATGACAAAAGATGGAAGGATATCCTTGGCTGGATTATCTTTGGCCAAATGTGATTACCTTGCTGATGCCATCGTTGATTCATTCCACAATGTCAGTTGA
- the LOC121259373 gene encoding 60S ribosomal protein L39-3 has product MPSHKTFMIKKKLAKKMRQNRPIPHWIRMRTDNTIRYNAKRRHWRRTKLGF; this is encoded by the exons atg CCGTCTCACAAAACTttcatgataaagaaaaaacttgCGAAGAAGATGCGCCAGAACAGGCCCATCCCACACTGGATCCGGATGAGAACGGACAACACGATCAG GTACAATGCCAAGCGCAGGCACTGGCGTCGTACCAAGCTCGGATTCTGA